A portion of the Leifsonia sp. EB41 genome contains these proteins:
- a CDS encoding type II toxin-antitoxin system Phd/YefM family antitoxin — protein MTALMPISDAKQHLGALVDRAHLQHELISLSRRGRRVAVLVDADEFDRMVERLEELDDAQAAVAARRELEETAAEPIPWDDVKAELGLA, from the coding sequence ATGACCGCGCTCATGCCTATCTCCGATGCGAAGCAGCACCTCGGCGCCCTCGTGGACCGCGCGCATCTCCAGCATGAGCTCATCTCCCTGAGCCGGCGCGGCAGGCGGGTGGCCGTGCTCGTCGACGCCGACGAGTTCGACCGCATGGTCGAGCGCCTGGAGGAGCTGGACGATGCCCAGGCGGCCGTCGCCGCCCGGCGCGAGCTGGAAGAGACCGCGGCCGAACCGATCCCGTGGGACGACGTGAAGGCGGAGCTCGGCCTGGCATGA
- the hpt gene encoding hypoxanthine phosphoribosyltransferase: protein MELTDVHDDLTEILITEEQIRSRIAELSRTVEADYAGKDVLLVGVLKGAVMVMADLSRELRIPVTMDWMAVSSYGSGTASSGVVRILKDLDTDLSGKTVLIVEDIIDSGLTLSWLLANLHSRGPESIEIFTLLRKPEAARVEIDVKYVGFDIPNQFVVGYGLDYAEHYRNLRGVGILAPAVYS from the coding sequence ATGGAACTCACGGACGTTCACGACGACCTGACCGAGATTCTGATCACCGAGGAGCAGATCCGCTCCCGCATCGCCGAGCTGAGTAGGACGGTGGAGGCCGACTACGCGGGCAAGGACGTCCTCCTCGTGGGTGTCCTCAAGGGCGCCGTCATGGTGATGGCCGACCTGTCCCGCGAGCTGCGCATCCCCGTCACGATGGACTGGATGGCGGTCAGCTCCTACGGCAGCGGCACCGCGTCGAGCGGCGTCGTGCGCATCCTCAAAGACCTGGACACCGACCTCAGCGGCAAGACCGTGCTGATCGTCGAGGACATCATCGACTCCGGGCTCACGCTCTCGTGGCTGCTCGCGAACCTGCACAGCCGCGGCCCGGAGTCGATCGAGATCTTCACGCTGCTCCGCAAGCCGGAGGCCGCCCGCGTCGAGATCGACGTGAAGTACGTCGGCTTCGACATCCCGAACCAATTCGTCGTCGGCTACGGCCTCGACTACGCAGAGCACTACCGCAACCTCCGCGGCGTCGGCATCCTGGCGCCGGCCGTCTACAGCTGA
- a CDS encoding DUF1801 domain-containing protein, producing MAEVKTQPSDADVRAFLEAATPARRRADGLVLADIFHEVTGADPVLWGPSIVGYGSYHYVSPSDPRRQGEWPKTGFSPRKAQLSLYGIKDLPEGAALLPSLGTFTEGAGCVYVRKLDDIDLAVLRRLIAIAWARGDDPQPR from the coding sequence ATGGCGGAGGTCAAGACCCAGCCGTCGGACGCGGACGTCCGCGCGTTCCTCGAGGCCGCGACGCCCGCACGGCGCAGGGCCGACGGCCTCGTGCTGGCGGACATCTTCCACGAGGTGACGGGCGCCGACCCCGTCCTGTGGGGTCCGTCGATCGTCGGCTACGGCAGCTATCACTACGTCTCGCCGTCCGACCCGCGTCGCCAGGGCGAGTGGCCCAAGACCGGCTTCTCGCCGCGCAAGGCGCAGCTCTCGCTCTACGGAATCAAGGACCTTCCGGAGGGCGCGGCCCTGCTGCCGTCGCTCGGCACGTTCACCGAGGGCGCCGGCTGCGTTTACGTGCGAAAGCTGGACGACATCGACCTCGCGGTGCTGCGCCGGCTGATCGCTATCGCGTGGGCGCGCGGGGACGACCCTCAGCCGCGGTAG
- a CDS encoding type II toxin-antitoxin system RelE/ParE family toxin, with protein sequence MTYRIDVAPAAARELRKLDPPARRRIQAVVELLAEVPRPPAAKPLVDSGGAWRVRVGDYRIVYDIEDDRLVILVLRVAHRREVYRG encoded by the coding sequence ATGACCTACCGGATCGACGTCGCGCCGGCGGCGGCCCGGGAACTGCGCAAGCTGGACCCGCCGGCCCGCCGTCGCATCCAGGCGGTCGTCGAGCTCCTCGCCGAGGTGCCGCGACCCCCCGCCGCGAAGCCGCTCGTCGACAGCGGCGGCGCCTGGCGCGTCCGCGTGGGCGACTACCGGATCGTCTACGACATCGAGGACGACCGGCTGGTCATCCTCGTGCTGCGCGTCGCGCACCGGCGCGAGGTCTACCGCGGCTGA
- the tilS gene encoding tRNA lysidine(34) synthetase TilS: MRLNGSSGDVAGGAAAGPPRRPRLTPPIADARRAVREALAAAADLPAVDPHDDHGPVRPSPLAPGALVLVGLSGGADSLALAAATAFEAPRRGYRAGAIVVDHGLQPGSAGVAEAAAVQARDLGLDPVLVERVSVATGASGPEGDARAARHAVFDRARAATGAARILLAHTLDDQAETVLLGLARGSGPSSLQGMRPDTGTLLRPFLGLRRRTTRAFCADSGLTPWDDPHNDDPAYARVRVRTRLLPALEDELGPGVAEALARTAEQLREDDDALDGLALEWAQELVSQAEDGAVALDVRGLAADPAALRQRIIRLVVSAEFGVSLSRVHTLAVAELITGWHGQGPLSLPGVRVVRQNGLLTFHPDS; the protein is encoded by the coding sequence ATGCGCCTCAACGGGTCCTCGGGTGACGTGGCGGGTGGAGCGGCGGCCGGGCCTCCGCGCCGGCCGCGCCTGACGCCGCCGATCGCCGACGCCCGCCGCGCGGTGCGGGAGGCCCTGGCCGCCGCGGCCGACCTGCCCGCTGTGGACCCGCACGACGACCACGGCCCGGTCCGGCCTTCGCCGCTCGCCCCCGGAGCGCTCGTGCTCGTCGGCCTGAGCGGGGGAGCGGACTCCCTCGCGCTCGCCGCCGCGACCGCATTCGAGGCCCCGCGCCGCGGCTACCGAGCCGGCGCGATCGTGGTCGACCACGGCCTCCAGCCCGGCTCCGCGGGGGTCGCCGAGGCCGCCGCCGTGCAGGCCCGCGACCTCGGACTCGACCCGGTGCTCGTGGAGCGCGTGAGCGTCGCGACAGGAGCCTCCGGCCCGGAGGGTGACGCACGCGCCGCACGGCACGCCGTGTTCGACCGCGCCCGCGCGGCCACCGGCGCGGCCCGGATCCTGCTCGCCCACACGCTCGACGACCAGGCGGAGACCGTGCTGCTGGGCCTGGCCCGCGGCTCCGGCCCGTCCAGCCTCCAGGGGATGCGCCCGGACACCGGAACGCTGCTGCGCCCGTTCCTCGGCCTCCGTCGCCGGACGACGCGGGCCTTCTGCGCCGACAGCGGGCTGACCCCGTGGGACGACCCGCACAACGACGACCCCGCCTACGCGCGCGTCCGGGTCCGCACCCGGCTGCTGCCCGCGCTGGAGGACGAGCTCGGCCCCGGCGTGGCCGAGGCCCTCGCGCGCACCGCCGAGCAGCTCCGCGAGGACGACGACGCCCTCGACGGCCTCGCCCTGGAGTGGGCGCAGGAGCTGGTCAGCCAGGCCGAGGACGGCGCCGTCGCGCTCGACGTCCGCGGCCTCGCCGCCGACCCCGCCGCGCTCCGCCAGCGCATCATCCGGCTGGTCGTCTCCGCCGAGTTCGGGGTGTCCCTGAGCAGGGTGCACACCCTCGCCGTCGCGGAGCTCATCACGGGCTGGCACGGCCAGGGACCGCTCAGCCTGCCAGGCGTTAGAGTTGTCAGGCAGAACGGCCTGCTCACGTTTCACCCCGACAGCTAA
- a CDS encoding nuclear transport factor 2 family protein, with product MPYEPPELYRRWLAAWSDRHAALEPIIAGDAVGHWPEGDVVGPRGFARAIAETVDQFDRVEFDVQAGPLVGDGFVAARWVLTCHMGDETMSFAGHDFVRVENGMIAEYWPAILPTS from the coding sequence ATGCCCTACGAACCTCCCGAGCTGTACCGACGCTGGCTTGCCGCGTGGAGCGACCGGCACGCGGCGCTGGAGCCCATCATCGCGGGCGACGCCGTCGGGCACTGGCCGGAGGGCGACGTCGTCGGGCCGCGCGGGTTCGCCAGGGCCATCGCGGAGACGGTCGACCAGTTCGATCGCGTCGAGTTCGACGTGCAGGCGGGGCCGCTCGTCGGCGACGGGTTCGTGGCGGCGCGGTGGGTCCTCACCTGTCACATGGGGGACGAGACGATGTCGTTCGCCGGTCACGACTTCGTGCGGGTGGAGAACGGCATGATTGCGGAGTACTGGCCGGCGATCCTCCCGACCTCCTGA